ATGTGACATTGGTAAAATATGATGAAACCCTAAATTAAACTCCCATAGTCGACTTTTTTTATGTACAGTGACTTTTTTCACTTCACCTGTTTCTAAAAGAGGATAGTTGGATAATTGGTCATCTAAAGCAATTTGTTTTATTAATTGAGCATATAATTCTACTGGTGATAAGCTCATGGTCATCCCTACTTTCCTTTTTACATTATACATGAAAAAGGTTCTTAGTAAATAAGACTAAGAACCTTAAAGGTATTGTTACTTATTCAAGATATTTAACGTTGCATACAACTCATCACGACGAATTTCTAACTCATCTTGTGTTTTCTTGATTTTCACTTCAATAATTTCTTCTTCTGCTTTTTTACCAACAGTGATTCTAAATGGGGCACCAACTAAGTCAGCATCTTTAAATTTCACTCCTGGACGTTCTTTTCTATCATCTAGTAACACATCTAAACCATAGCTTTCTAATTCTTTTTCAATATCTAAAGCCAAGTTCCATTGGTGCTCATCTTTTGGATTAATTGGAATGATATGCACATCAAATGGCGCAATTTCAGCTGGCCAGTTGATGCCGTCCTCGTCAGACATTTGTTCGGTAATAGCTGAAAGTAAACGACTCACACCAATACCATAACACCCCATTTGAACGGGAATAGCTTTTCCATTCTCATCTAACACTTCTGCTTTCATTTTTTCAGAATAAAATGTTCCAAGTTTAAAGATATGTCCTAATTCAATACCTCGTGTAAATTGTAATTTTCCACGACCATCAGGAGAAATTTCGCCTTCTTTGACTAATCGTAAATCTAAATATTCTTTTGGTTCAAAGTCACGGCCTGGATTCACATTTTTGATATGATACCCTGTTTTATTTGCCCCAACTACTGTATTAGATAAATCTTGTACATATAAATCAGCTAGTAATTCAACCGTATCAGGTAATCCTACAGGACCTAAAGAACCAAATTCTACTCCTAAGACTTCTTTTACCTCATCATCTGTTGCTGGTTCTAAATTAACAGCGTTTAAATAATTTTTTAATTTTACGTCATTTAATTCATGATCACCACGAAGTAAAATCATCACAGGGTTTCCATCAGCCATATAAAACAAAGATTTCACTGTTTTATCTTCTGAAATAGATAGAAAGTCAGATAATTCTGAAATTGTTCCAACATCTGGGGTTTCAATTTTTTCCATTTCAAGTGGTGTTTCATGAGATTTTTTAGAGGCATAAAAACTAGTCGCCATCTCTAAATTAGCTGCATAATCACTTTCATTTGAATAAACAATCGTATCTTCACCAATCTCAGCAATGGCCATAAATTCTTTTGAATCATTACTTCCCATTGCACCGCCATCACCAATAATAATACGGTAGTTTAAGCCACAACGGTCAAATATTTTTTTATAGGCTTCTTCAAAGTCATTAAAGCCTTCATCTAAACTCTCTGTTGAGGCATGGAAAGAATACGCATCTTTCATAATAAATTCGCGTCCACGTAGTAGACCAAAACGTGGACGTTTTTCCCCACGGTATTTTGATTGAATTTGGTATAGATAAAGTGGTAATTTTTTATAAGAATTCACATCTTTACGAATTAAATCTGTAAATGTTTCTTCATGTGTTGGTCCTAAAAGATACTCTTTATCACCATCTGCAGTAAACGTCATCAAGGCATCGCCATATGTTGCATAACGACCACTTTCTCGCCATAAATCAGCTGGTATAACGGCTGGTAAAAGCATCTCATTAGCATTAATTTTAGCAAATTCTTCTCGCATGATGTTTTCAATTTTTTGAATCACTTTATAAGCAAGTGGTAAATAAATATAATAACCACTTGACACCTGTCTAATGTATCCACCACGAAGTAACACTTTATGACTCATTGCCTCGGCTTCACTTGGTACCTCACGCAAAGTTGGCATAAAAAATTTTGATTGTTTCATTATTATTAAACTCCCCTAATCATATTATTGAATAAAAAATCGTTGAATATCATTCCAAGTAACAGCAACCATTAATACAACTAGAATCACCACTCCAGCCATAGTAATCATCACTTCTTTTTCTTGACTTAATGGTTTACCGCGAACACCTTCATATAAATTCAGCATTAACTTTCCACCATCAAGACCTGGTAATGGAATTAGGTTCATAATTCCTAAATTGACTGATAACATCGCGGTAAAGGATAAGATAGCGATGATGCCACTTTTTGACACAGATTCAGATAGTTTAAAAATCATGACAGGACCACCTAATTTATTAATACTAAATCCAGTAATCAAATCACCCAATGCTTTAAAAATAGTTAATGAATTAGCAATCATTTGTGTCACTCCATATTGGATCTTACCAAAAAATGATAATGGCATGAACTTATTGCTCATCTGAATCCCAATCATTCCAACACTAGGATTTTGTTCACTTTTTTCTGGTACGACTTCAACCGTTCTTTTTTCATTTTTATCATTTTCTAAAACTA
This genomic stretch from Vagococcus sp. CY52-2 harbors:
- a CDS encoding proline--tRNA ligase codes for the protein MKQSKFFMPTLREVPSEAEAMSHKVLLRGGYIRQVSSGYYIYLPLAYKVIQKIENIMREEFAKINANEMLLPAVIPADLWRESGRYATYGDALMTFTADGDKEYLLGPTHEETFTDLIRKDVNSYKKLPLYLYQIQSKYRGEKRPRFGLLRGREFIMKDAYSFHASTESLDEGFNDFEEAYKKIFDRCGLNYRIIIGDGGAMGSNDSKEFMAIAEIGEDTIVYSNESDYAANLEMATSFYASKKSHETPLEMEKIETPDVGTISELSDFLSISEDKTVKSLFYMADGNPVMILLRGDHELNDVKLKNYLNAVNLEPATDDEVKEVLGVEFGSLGPVGLPDTVELLADLYVQDLSNTVVGANKTGYHIKNVNPGRDFEPKEYLDLRLVKEGEISPDGRGKLQFTRGIELGHIFKLGTFYSEKMKAEVLDENGKAIPVQMGCYGIGVSRLLSAITEQMSDEDGINWPAEIAPFDVHIIPINPKDEHQWNLALDIEKELESYGLDVLLDDRKERPGVKFKDADLVGAPFRITVGKKAEEEIIEVKIKKTQDELEIRRDELYATLNILNK